The Halalkalibaculum roseum genome window below encodes:
- a CDS encoding NAD(P)(+) transhydrogenase (Re/Si-specific) subunit beta, whose translation MSQFLPPSIQNFLPDIIQLVYLVATGVFIVGIKRLGSPATARSGNQLAALGMLIGVIVTLFDQQVVSFNFIIAGVVIGSLIGAVAAKKVEMTAMPEMVAIFNGFGGGASALVAWGELSRTLDPTMLEVQDLVTVGLSILIGSITFTGSFVAFGKLKGFISGRPLTFPGQNIFNLLLTAGLFGLVGWFAVDPEYQLVFWLLFGLSLLLGILTVLPIGGADMPVVISLLNSYSGIAASMAGFVINNNLLIISGALVGAAGLILTNIMCKAMNRTLGNVLFGAFGGGDGGSGSGPAADTDKTVRETTPEDVALQCAYAGKVIITPGYGLAVAQAQHVLKEVADKLEAKGVEVKYGIHPVAGRMPGHMNVLLAEADVPYDQLYDMEQINPDFKSTDVVLIIGANDVVNPVAKTEPGSPIYGMPILNVDEAERTIVFKRSLSPGFAGIDNPLFYKETNQMFFGDAKKSLQALAQALNEV comes from the coding sequence ATGAGTCAATTTTTACCTCCGTCAATTCAAAACTTTCTGCCGGATATAATTCAGCTTGTCTACCTGGTTGCCACCGGGGTTTTTATCGTAGGTATTAAACGACTTGGATCACCGGCTACCGCCCGGTCAGGAAACCAGCTGGCCGCACTCGGAATGCTTATCGGGGTGATTGTTACACTCTTCGATCAGCAGGTTGTAAGTTTCAATTTCATTATTGCCGGCGTAGTCATCGGTAGCCTCATTGGTGCCGTCGCAGCCAAAAAAGTGGAAATGACGGCTATGCCGGAAATGGTAGCCATATTCAACGGTTTTGGTGGCGGTGCCTCGGCGCTGGTAGCCTGGGGTGAGCTCAGCAGAACCTTAGATCCAACCATGCTTGAAGTTCAGGATCTTGTTACGGTGGGACTCAGTATTCTGATCGGTTCCATAACCTTTACCGGCAGTTTCGTAGCTTTTGGTAAATTGAAAGGATTTATCAGCGGCCGACCGTTAACATTTCCCGGGCAGAATATTTTTAACCTGCTATTGACTGCAGGCTTATTCGGATTGGTGGGATGGTTTGCTGTCGATCCGGAATACCAATTGGTTTTCTGGCTGTTATTCGGTCTCTCCCTGCTGCTCGGAATACTCACAGTGTTGCCGATCGGTGGTGCGGATATGCCGGTGGTTATTTCACTGCTAAACTCTTACTCCGGTATTGCCGCATCGATGGCCGGATTTGTCATCAACAACAATCTTCTTATCATAAGTGGTGCGCTGGTAGGTGCCGCCGGACTTATACTCACCAACATCATGTGCAAGGCCATGAACCGGACGCTCGGTAATGTACTCTTTGGGGCATTCGGCGGCGGAGACGGGGGCAGCGGCTCTGGACCGGCAGCTGATACCGATAAAACGGTACGAGAAACCACACCTGAGGATGTCGCACTACAGTGTGCCTATGCCGGCAAAGTGATCATTACACCCGGATACGGACTCGCGGTTGCCCAGGCGCAACACGTATTGAAGGAAGTAGCTGACAAACTCGAAGCCAAAGGTGTAGAAGTTAAATATGGTATTCATCCGGTGGCCGGTCGCATGCCCGGACACATGAACGTACTGCTCGCGGAAGCTGATGTGCCTTACGACCAGCTCTATGATATGGAGCAAATAAACCCGGATTTCAAGTCAACGGATGTGGTGCTGATTATTGGTGCCAACGATGTGGTAAATCCGGTGGCCAAAACCGAGCCGGGCAGTCCGATTTACGGTATGCCTATTCTCAATGTCGATGAAGCCGAAAGGACCATTGTGTTCAAGCGGAGTTTGAGTCCGGGTTTTGCAGGAATTGACAATCCCCTGTTCTATAAAGAGACCAACCAGATGTTCTTCGGGGATGCGAAGAAATCGCTACAAGCACTTGCACAGGCACTGAATGAAGTTTAG
- a CDS encoding four helix bundle protein yields MSYKNLEIWKLSREVTVVIHEMSMLLPKYELYETGSQVRRSSKSIRSNIVEGYGRRRYKQDFIKFLIYAHSSVDETRDHIETLYETKSLADEEVYKEISIKLDLLGKKLYQFIQSVETNHKSNS; encoded by the coding sequence GTGAGCTACAAAAATCTGGAGATATGGAAATTGTCAAGAGAAGTAACTGTAGTTATTCATGAAATGAGTATGCTACTTCCAAAGTATGAGTTATACGAAACAGGTAGTCAAGTCAGAAGATCGTCAAAGTCAATTCGCTCGAATATTGTTGAAGGCTATGGCAGAAGAAGGTACAAACAAGATTTCATCAAATTTTTGATTTATGCTCATTCTTCTGTTGACGAAACAAGAGATCATATTGAGACGCTATACGAAACTAAATCACTTGCTGACGAAGAAGTATATAAAGAGATTTCTATTAAATTAGATCTTTTAGGCAAGAAACTATATCAGTTTATACAATCCGTAGAAACCAACCATAAAAGTAATTCCTAA
- a CDS encoding spinster family MFS transporter, with protein sequence MSITEKKARKLIGSTYAWVILGLVTLIYISSFVDRQIIAVLATQIQAEMDMNNLQVGLLYGTAFSLIYAICGIPMGRLADLYSRKIMIVAGLLIWSLMTFISGFATSLTFLITARMFVGISESALSPAVYSLLSDYFRPEQRATVFSIYASGIFIGIGVAFIGGGTVAQLYDWRTALMVVGAPGILLVGVAWFLIRELPRGITQQKARYDVDMSMREVLVYILSKKTILFHFLGFSFLALTGYTVLGFVGTVLKEVHEAQNLLPYYGWFMLATGLSVVSSGKAADWLAERWGPSKRFIMGMVAGLACLPLYYLGLFAGTGWMALLLIGSANVISSSYNGVAAALIQYLVKPNMRALAGGLYLFVISVIGFGVGPPLTGWLMDMVFTGAYGPAKALMLVISCCGILGSLCFVLAMRFYDGDAEVE encoded by the coding sequence ATGAGCATTACCGAGAAAAAGGCAAGAAAACTGATAGGCAGCACCTATGCCTGGGTTATACTCGGGCTGGTCACACTGATCTATATTTCCAGTTTTGTTGACCGTCAGATCATTGCCGTGCTGGCCACCCAGATTCAGGCTGAAATGGACATGAATAACCTCCAGGTAGGTCTGCTTTACGGAACAGCCTTTTCGCTGATATACGCTATTTGTGGAATTCCGATGGGTCGCCTGGCTGATCTTTATTCACGAAAGATAATGATTGTGGCCGGTCTGCTGATATGGAGCCTGATGACATTCATCAGCGGTTTCGCCACTTCACTCACTTTTTTGATAACTGCCCGCATGTTTGTCGGTATCAGTGAATCGGCCTTAAGTCCCGCAGTGTACTCCCTGCTTTCCGATTATTTCAGACCGGAACAACGCGCTACGGTATTTTCGATATATGCCTCCGGTATATTTATCGGAATTGGCGTGGCTTTCATCGGCGGGGGAACAGTCGCCCAACTGTATGACTGGCGTACCGCTTTGATGGTGGTAGGAGCTCCGGGTATTCTATTAGTGGGCGTGGCCTGGTTCCTTATCCGCGAGCTGCCGCGTGGGATCACCCAACAGAAGGCGCGTTATGATGTGGATATGTCCATGAGGGAAGTATTGGTATACATTCTCAGCAAAAAGACCATTCTCTTTCACTTCCTGGGCTTTTCCTTTTTGGCCCTGACGGGTTATACGGTTCTTGGTTTTGTCGGTACAGTTCTGAAGGAAGTTCATGAAGCTCAAAACCTCTTGCCCTATTATGGTTGGTTCATGCTCGCAACAGGGCTGAGTGTCGTGTCATCCGGTAAAGCGGCTGATTGGCTGGCTGAAAGATGGGGACCGTCTAAGCGTTTTATTATGGGAATGGTCGCCGGACTGGCCTGTCTGCCTCTTTACTATTTGGGACTATTTGCCGGCACCGGTTGGATGGCGCTGTTGCTGATCGGTTCTGCAAACGTGATTTCTTCCTCCTACAATGGTGTGGCTGCGGCTCTCATTCAATACCTGGTGAAGCCAAATATGCGCGCGCTGGCCGGAGGTTTGTACCTGTTTGTAATCAGTGTGATCGGTTTTGGGGTAGGTCCGCCCCTAACGGGTTGGCTAATGGATATGGTGTTTACTGGGGCCTATGGTCCGGCAAAGGCGCTCATGCTGGTGATCAGCTGTTGCGGGATATTGGGCAGTTTATGTTTTGTATTGGCGATGAGATTTTATGATGGGGATGCTGAGGTTGAGTAG
- the nth gene encoding endonuclease III, giving the protein MPVKLYPDLPKLPEKTDKQKKRAEELLAELYEHYPNPHCALDHRNAFELLCATILSAQCTDVRVNKVTPDLFETYPTPEQMAEAPIQELEELVRSTGFYRNKAKALKESSQIIAEEHDGEVPQNMKELLNLRGVARKTANVVLGNAFNINKGVVVDTHVRRLSNRFALTEEEKNTNKIEKDLMALFPREEWTNLSHLFIHHGRNACKARISEAPDHPICKKYGVNCECREMREEE; this is encoded by the coding sequence ATGCCCGTTAAGCTATACCCTGATCTACCAAAGCTGCCTGAGAAAACCGATAAGCAAAAAAAGCGTGCCGAGGAACTCCTTGCTGAACTATATGAGCATTACCCGAATCCTCACTGTGCCCTTGATCACCGGAATGCTTTTGAACTTTTGTGCGCGACAATACTGAGCGCCCAGTGTACCGACGTGCGGGTAAACAAGGTAACTCCCGATCTTTTTGAGACCTACCCTACTCCCGAGCAAATGGCAGAGGCGCCCATACAGGAACTGGAAGAACTTGTACGATCTACAGGGTTTTACCGGAACAAAGCTAAAGCACTTAAAGAATCTTCTCAGATCATTGCTGAGGAGCATGACGGTGAAGTGCCACAGAATATGAAGGAGCTGCTGAATCTTCGTGGTGTGGCCCGAAAAACGGCCAACGTCGTACTGGGTAATGCCTTCAATATCAACAAAGGGGTGGTTGTGGATACGCACGTCAGACGCCTCTCTAACCGTTTCGCGCTGACCGAAGAAGAGAAAAACACCAACAAAATAGAAAAAGACCTCATGGCGTTGTTTCCGCGTGAAGAGTGGACCAATTTGTCGCATTTGTTTATTCATCACGGAAGGAATGCCTGTAAAGCACGGATCTCTGAAGCACCCGATCATCCCATTTGCAAGAAGTACGGGGTGAATT